The DNA window GTGGGGTTATTGTAGCTGTATTAGTTTTACTCACCTTTGTAGGTTTACATCTATTTAAGAATAAGCTTGTACAAAAAAAACTGTTATTAGCGTTACCGAAAATACCAGTTGTAGGTGATTTGATTATAAAGTCCCAGCTACAAATTTATGCCAGTATGATAGCGACATTGCTGGAGAATGAGGTACCAATGTTGTCGACTCTGAAAATATGTAGAAATGTCAGCAAAAATGTTTTAGCCCGGGGATATTTTGAAGTGGTAGTTGAAAGCTTCGCGGGTGGGAAAAGTTTGTCGGAATCTATGCGGCTACCCGGGCTGATACCCGACGAAATCATTCACGTTATCTCTACAGGCGAGGAGTCGGCGGAATTAGCCTTTGTATTCCGGAGAATAGACCTGAATTATAGCGAGGAGGTAGAAGCTTTTCTTGAAGGTTTAACATCGATAATAGAGCCTGTTATCATTGTTTTTTTAGCTCTAATTGTTGGGTTTATATTGATTGCGGTGTATTTACCCATTTTTGAAATGTCAACGAGTATTACATTCTGATAACTAAAAAAATTCTTAACCGTAGGGAGGGGGTTATGCGTAGAAAATTGAAGGGACTAAAGAAGAAATTTGAGAGGGGTTTTACCTTAACAGAGATGCTTGTTGTGTTAATAATAATTGGAGTTTTGGTTTTGTTGGCTGTTCCAAGATTTACGGCAGTTGTCAAGCGAGCTAAGATGACAGAGGCAAAGTTAATGCTGAAACAGGTTTATACTCTGGAAGAGGCGTATTTTACGGAGTTTGACAAATATAGTAAAAACCTTGGTGAAATAGGTTTTGAGCAGGAAAGGTTAGTGACAGAAGGAGGAGAAGCTAGGTATAGAATAATGATTGAGTCCGCTACGGATACTTCTTTTGTTGCTAAAGCGATTTCAGTGGTTGATTACGATAAGGATGGTCAATTCAATGTCTGGAGGATAGACCATCGGAAGAGGTTGGTAGAAGAATTGCCAGACTGAGAATTGATTGAGGAAAAAGGTAGCAGAGAAAGGTGGATGAGAATTTAATTAGAGATTTAGTTATCAGATATAATCTTCTTCCAGTTGGGAGGAGGGATAATTGTTTTTTGTTTGCGGCGGAAAACACTGATGATACTGAGCTAAGACGAGGTATTGAATTTATTCTTGGGACGAAAGTTGAGTTTGTCTACAGGACGAAGGAAGAAATTGAAAAGGGACTAAAGAGACTATATGGTGATGATAGACTTTATGGAGTTGTTGGGGTTAGTATTGAGGATGAGCACATAGAAGATAAGATGCCAACTGAAATAGTGTCTGAGTTATTGTTTAAAGCAGTTAGGTTACGGGCAAGTGATATTCATTTTGAATCGTCTCTATATGGGTTAAAGACTCGTTTCAGGATAGATGGATTACTTCAGAAAGGTCCAGTAATATCTAATGAATTGAGGAATGCGATTGTGAATCATATAAAAATTCTTGCAGATCTTGATATATCAGAAAAACGTCGACCACAGGATGGAAAATTTAACTTTACTTATGAGGGTAGGAAAATAGATGTTAGGGTGTCTACTGTACCTTCTGTTCACGGAGAAAAAGTAGTATTAAGATTATTGGACAAAAAAAGCTTAAACTTATCATTAAGTAGTCTTGGATTTTTAAAGGAACAGGAGGAATTATTTAAAAAATATTTGAATTTGAGACAGGGTATTATACTGGTAACGGGTCCCACAGGTTCAGGAAAAACAACCACTCTATATGCTGTGTTGAATTATTTGAATAGGGAGGAGGTTAATATAATGACCGTTGAAGATCCGGTAGAATATGAGTTGGATGGGCTGAACCAAACACAGGTGCACCCACAAATTGGATATACTTTTGCAAATGCTCTCAGGTCTTTTCTCAGACAAGATCCCGATATTATTCTCGTTGGTGAGATACGTGACGTTGAGACTGCTAAGATGGCCATAAGAGCAAGTCTTACCGGACATCTGGTTTTTAGTACATTACATACAAATAGCACTGTGGATACAATTGCAAGGCTGATAGATATGGATGTGCCATCTTATTTACTTGCTGCAACTTTGAAACTTATAGTCGCTCAGAGACTTATTCGGAAGATATGTCCAATTTGTAAAAACGGAAAAGAAGCAAAAAAATGTTCAAAGTGTAGCGGTACAGGATATTATGGCAGGGTTGGTATTTTTGAGATGTTGCCCATAACATACGACGTGCAGGAAGCAATAAAGAAGCAGTTACCGAAGAAGGAAGTCTACGAAATAATAAAGGATATGGGTATTTTCACATTTGAAAAGGTTATAGAATATTATATAAAAAATGGAATAACGACAAGAAGTGAGGTTGACCGTGTATTTTCTGAGGATTTATAAGATCGTTACAGTATCTTTAATATACGCCGTTTTAGTTGGACAGACTTCCCCGGATGCAGCGAATGTTGTGGTAAGTGAAAAGGTCTCTGAAAGTATAAGAAGGTTGGAGGCTCCTGATTCTAAGTGGTACTCGAGTATTGAGAGAGTGAATTTTAATGATGTTAGTATAAGAGATATATTGCAGTCTATCGCTGTGCAAAATAATTTAAATGTAATAGTTGATAATAGTGTAAAGGAGAAAATAGGTCTGAATCTAAACAATGTTACTGTATGGGAACTTATTACCTATCTTAGTGATGAATACAATTTAAGTCTCGAGTGGAAGGGAAATATTCTGGTTGTGAAAAAAAAGGCTGCTGAGGGAGAAGAGACGAAAAAAGAGCCTGACAACAGAAAGTTTAGCCTGAGCTTTCATGATTCGCTTTTAAGTATATATGCAAAAGATTACCCTTTAAGGGAAGCGATGGAGAAACTTTCCGAAGAATTGAATATTAATATTCTGGTTGATCAGGAGCTTGAGAAAAGAGTATCGGGAAGGTTGACTGGGTTGCCACCAGGAGTCTGTTTAAGGAATTTCCTTGAACATAATGGGCTGGGTATGATGAAGAAGGACGGCATAATATACGTTTTCGAGTCATTTCCACTTGTTGAAGGAAAGAAGGCCTATCGGTACAAGCAGTGGATTAATGTATCCGATGATGACAAGATATCCTTAAACATTGTAGATTGTCCTGTCGACTATGTTATTGATGAAATAGCAAAACGTACTGGGATCCCTATGATAAAGTACAGCAAGACTGATAAAAGTGTGACAGCTAAAATTGATAATTTGCCAATAGGCAAAACCCTTGAGATTCTGCTTAGGAATACTCCTCTTACTTATAAGTATGAAAACGGGACATATTTTATTGGGGATAGAAGGCTGAAGGGGATGGTAACGAACGAACTTATCAAACTCAAACATATAAAATCGGATGGGGTAATTGAATTACTTCCGCAGCCCATAAAAGAAAATGCTGAAATAAAAGAGGTTAAGGAGCTGAATGGAATAATGATAATTGCAACGAAGGATGTTATCGAAGATGCGAGGGAGTTTATGCGTCAGATAGATCATATAACGCCCCAGATATTGCTTGAAGCTGTTGTTGTGGATTATACTATCTCGGACATTGAGGAGTTTCGACTGAAATTTGGGTTGGACAAAGCTAAAGAGACATCTTCGGTAGATTTGTTTCCTTTTTTGGCAGGAACCATAACAAAAAAAGATTTGGAAAAAAGAGCACTTCCTTCTACTGGTCCATTTGGTTTTATTAGTAAGAACATAGGTGTGCTACCAATTGATTTTTATGTACAACTTAAAGCGATGGAAGAAGAAGGTTATGCTAAAATCTTGTCAAAGCCTCATATAGCAACTTTAAATGGGCATAAAGCGAGCATTTCTATAGCTACTACTCAATATTACATATTTGAGTCAGAAGTAATTATCCCTACAACGTCGCAGCCGACTACTCAGAAAACCCAGCGATTTGAGAAAATTACAGCTGAAATAAAGCTTGAGATAACGCCATGGATTAGCGCTGATGGTGATGTAACAGTTGATATACATCCTGAATTCAGTACTCCTATTGGCCAATTTAATCCGGAAATCCCCCCGACTATAAACTCAAGAATTCTTAAATCAACGGTAAGGTTAAAAGATGGGGAAACGATTGTGTTGGGGGGACTAATACAGGATTCTCAGAATGAGTCTAAATCAAAGTTTCCTTTTCTTGGAGATGTACCTATTTTGGGAGCTCTATTTAGAGGCTGGGGTATTAACAATCGGAATTCGGAACTTGTAGTTTATATAACGCCACACATAAATCAAGAACCGGTGAGTCTCGATTCTCTCATAGAGGGGGGTTACAGGAGAAAGTAAGTCTATGGTAGCTAAGCTCAGGAGTTCATTGGGTAGATTACCAACAAGGTGGCATTTCCTGGTATTGAACTATAAAAATGGGGAAGTAAAGGTTCAGTTGATTAGGGAGGGCTTGTTGTTTTCAAAGAAAGTTATTTTTGATAGTACGGTGGACAGCAGAGAGTTAAAGGCTTTCCTTAACAATCTGTGTAAAGTCGACCGTTCAATAGATCTCGACAACATGGAGGTAATAGTCTTTATAGATTATCCTCTATCAATGTATCGGCAGATAAAAATCCCTTCGCACGTAACAGATGGTAGACTTAGTGAAGTGATAGAAAGGAAGATAAGGCAAAGTGTAATGGGTTTGCCTCAAGAGGAGGAGCTTAGTGTTGCTTATTCAAAAGTGAAAGATAGCCCGGGTTTTTCGGTTTTCGAGGTATCCGTAGTTAAGGGAAAAATAATGAAAGAGCTAATTGAGAGTTTGGGCGAATATAGGCGGAGAGTTTCTCTTATAACATCAGCAAACCTGGCAGAGGCTCCTGAAGCTAATGATAAAAGTATGGGAAATGATGAAAGCATTGATATGTCGTGCTGCTTGAGCAGGCACATGAGGAGATTCTGGAGGTTTAACCATGTGGATAAAGCAACAAGAGAGGATGTGCCAAAGAGAAGGAGTGCAGTTATTTTGGCCAGGCTTACCGTATTGTGGCTGGGGGTAATGGCGATTATATTCCTGTGTAGTTCTGGCATTGGATGGATGTTTTCATATAGTAATCGGAAACTGGTAGAAAAGTTGTCTAACAGTAAAAGGTCTATCTCGATGTATATGAATTTACTGGGCAAGAGAGATTCCCTGGTAAGGGAGGTTGAGAAATATAGCCATGTATCTCGATTGAGAAGCTCTAACTCATGGATAATATATCAACTGGAGAAAACTTTGCCTGCTTCTATATATCTGAGTAAGATAATGATTGAAAGTAAGGACAGCACAGGGAGTAGAGTTGAAATGTCTGGAGTTGTGGAAGAAGAGAAAGACCTGTTCAGAACTATGGAGGAGCTTGGTAACATGGAGTTCATTAGGGACCTGGAACTGAAACGGTTGACTAAAAAGGGCCAGGGGCAAAGTCAATTTGAGCTTGAAATGTATATAGAGTAGGTGTATATAATGAGGTTATCCAGGATACACCTTGCAATATTATTGTTTGAAGTTGTTGTGTTTATATGGATTGCAAGCCTTTCGTTGAGTTTAGTGGCAAAGAAATACAAAGTGTATAGATCGAATAGAGAGAAGTTGCTGAAATACAATAGCAGTTCAATTGATTTGAAAGGCCTGGAAGGAGAGATAGATTCGTTGAAGGCTTTCCTGAGAAAAACGAGAAGGATTGTTTCGGAGAAAACAGGTCAGGGGGCTATATTATCGAGAATACAACTCATTGCTGAGAGATCTAACATAAAATACATAGACCATATAAGACCACTGGGGGAGTATGTGAATGGCGATATGATATTGAGTCTTTTCGAGTTAAGTTTCAAAGGTCCGTATGGTTCTGTGATGAAGCTTATCTGTGGACTTGAGAAATCTAGTCCCCCTTTTATTATGCGAGAGGTGACTTTTACACCTCTTACCTCAAAGCGGCGACATATAATAAAAGCATCAGTAGTGGTAATGTATCCTGAATTGTCAGGGAGCAGGTAAATAAATGACAAGGGTAAAGTTGAAAAAGATACACATAGTTTTGTCAATAGGAGTGTTTATAATTTGGTTTTTGGTTGTCAGAAGATTTACTTCCTATTCTGAAAAGTACGGTACAGAACCGCGTTTTACTTATGGTAGCAGGTTCGTACCGAAGTTTATTACAGTGGGGTTTACGGAAAGGGAAAATTTCTTCTATGATAGTACTGTCCGAAATCTTTTTTTACCTGCAGGTGTCGGCTTGGAGGTTAGAAGCGATACTGTCTTGACAGGTGATAAAAGTATTAGTAAGACGCCTGTTGTGGATTTCAAAGTGAGTGGAATTCTGTATAGTAAAGGAAACCCGCTGGTGATTATTCAGGACGACCTTTATGGCAGAAGCTTTTTTCTTACAGTTGGTGATACGATTAGGGACTTTAAGTTACTAAAGACTTATCCTGATTCGGTCATTTTTGAGGCTTTTAATGGGGATAGGGTAAAGTTAACGGTAGGCAGGTGAGGTTATTGTAGTGAATGTATTGAATTTTGTTTTTCCAGGGGCTTTAGGGGCTATTTCCGGTAGTTTTTTGGCTACGGTAATTTACAGGTTGCAGCGGGGTATTTCTCTGGTTGGTAGGTCAAAGTGTCCTTACTGTGGTTGTGTAATACAGTTTTATAGGAATGTGCCAATTCTAAGTTTTTTGTTTCAGAAAGGTAGGTGTGCTTACTGCGGACATAAGATTTCGCTTTTATACCCTGTGGTTGAGCTAGTAGGTATGATATTATGGATATGGGCATTTGGATGTCTGGATGTGGAAAACGCGATTTTGTTTGTATGGGTGTCATCTGTATTGATAGTTATAGGATTTATTGATGGAGAGTATCTGAAAATCCCTCTATTTCTGATGTTGCTCGCAGCATGTGGCATTTTTGTGGCTGTGGTGGTGGGCGCTCTGGAATGGAGGATGGTTCTGGTAGGGGGAGTGTTTGCATTTGTGTTTCTATCCGGTGTAAGGGCTATGTATTACAGAATAAGGGGTGTGGAAGGGCTTGGATTTGGGGATATACTTCTGGGAACTTTAATTGGAGGCTGGTTGGGAGTCAGAGGGTTTTTGTTCGTGATTATTGCAAGTTCGACTATGGGGTTGATGTGGTTTATTCTGGTATCGATAAGATGTGGTTGGGATCGGAACAGGAAGATTCCTTTCGGAACATTTATGTCTGCTATATCCATTTTTTACGTTGTAATGAAATTTTATTTTATTAAGTAATAGTCGTAATATTTATATGATAATATATAGTAAAACCTTATATTATTAAATAATTTAGATTTTAAAATTAAAAATTGATTTTTGTAGTAATTTTGATAAAATAAAATCAAGATGATGGGGGATTTGAATAAAAAAGTTTACTTGGAAAAAAGGAAGTAAATTCAATTTACTTCCTGCGGCGTTTTTATAAGTAAATAAGGAAAAAATTGATTGTAAACCCTTTGTATAGTAAATGGGGGGTAAAAATGAGATTTAATCCTTTTTTATTGATCAGGGTATGCTTTGTAATTGTTATTGTAATGGTAGAATTTTTGTCTGCTGCTGATCCTTCTCCTTCTGCTTCTGCTGCTCTAGATGTCAAAACCTTTGTTCTAGATCCAGATTTTAAGGGATTGGCTTCTAATAGCGTGAATTTGTTTACCGGTGATGTCTGCCTTCCTTTGAGGCTGGTGTCTGTTTCTGGACCTAATGGGCTGGGAGTTGATGTGTCCATAGTGTACAATAGCAATGTTCAGGGTGTTGTTAATACATGGAATCTTGAAGCTCCTACTGGTGTGTTGGGTCTGGGGTGGACTTTTGATTATAATAAGATTATTGTTGATAACAAAGGTACAGGTACAAGAATGGATGATGAATTTTACCTGGTGATGAATTTTTCAACCAGTAGAATGATGAGGAATGGTAAGAATAAAGATGGATCATATAATTTTGTTCTGGAGGAATATAAGTTCTGGAAAATAAGGTATTATCCTGATGATGAGAGGTGGGAAATTATAGATGAAAATGGAATCAAAACAATTTATGGAGGGACAAGTGAATATCCGTCGTCCATTCAGTATATAGTGAGGTGGGGTAACTGGATAGGGAATAGTGCAGTTACGGAGGGACAGGAAAGACAAGCGATTGTGTGGAACATCTCCGCTATGGTGGATATATTCGGGAACAGAATAACTTTTGCATACTCAAATGTGGAGAGCCAGGTTGGTGCTGGAGGGTTGGCTAATACAGAGGCTTCCTATCTGAGTTCGATTGATCTTCCTGATGGCAGAAGTATAAGGTTTGTATATGGAGAAAAATTCCCTGCGGAGTACATGGAGCCACATACGGAGAAAGCTGAACCTGATGCGTATCAGGAAAGGTATGAAAGAAAGTTCTTGGATTATATAGAGATCAGAGGTAAAGGTAATAACAGGATTTCCTCGATTGATTTTGTGTATTATGATCATGAGTCATTTTTAAACTATAATACGAATAGGGAAAAGAGGTTGTTAAAATCTATAGTGAAGAGGGATAAAACCGGTAATAGCTTGCCTTCGATTAGTTTTGAGTATTATCAGAGCGGTACCTTCAAAGGGTTTCTTAAGTCCGTGACGTTTCCGGAAGGAGGTAGTGTTACTTATTCCTATACAGCTAAAGTGGTAGGATATTCGGATAGGGATTTAACAATTTCTGCTCCAGTACAGGCCGAAGGGAGCGTTACTTTTAAGAAACCCAGGGTATGGCTAGGTGATGACTATGTTGTTGTTACGTGGCTGGAATCGAATGCTAATGGAGGCATTTACAGAAAGGTTATTATTGAAATTTATCAGTGGGATGGAAGGTGGGTCAAATATTATTTTGGTAAGATATTTTTGAATGAGAATGATAAGACGGAAAAAAATTATGAGAAGATTCAGATTGCGACCGAAAGGGACTTTATAGCGGTACTTTATCCTAAAAATCCTCAAAATTATAAACACATTCACTGGATATTACAAACGTTTCTCCGTAAGAAGCGGTTCGGTTGGGATTGGTATTTTTATAGTTACTTGTTTTACGATGATATCTCGTTTCAAAAATATGATAAAGAAATCCCTATGTTGATTTCAGGTAATAATTTTATTGCGGTCATAGGGCAAAGATATGGAGAGATCTACAGGTATATGATAAAAGGAGATATTGACTACAATAAAAAATATTTTGAACGAAGGGATACTGGTGATGATATAGATTACTATGGGGCAGGGACTAATAACTATTTTCTTTTTCATAAACAGAGGTATGATGATGAGTTGTATTTCTACTATCTGGATGAGTTATTAAACTGGCACGAAGTGGTCATAAGCTCTCCGGGCTTTGATGCCGGAAATGGAAATTACTGGCATGCAAACAACAACTGCATAGTTGGTATGCTTAATGGCACTGGAGAGAGAATTTACTGGTGGGACGAGAATTTTAATATAAAGTCACCTTTTGAAATTCC is part of the Candidatus Neomarinimicrobiota bacterium genome and encodes:
- a CDS encoding prepilin-type N-terminal cleavage/methylation domain-containing protein — its product is MRRKLKGLKKKFERGFTLTEMLVVLIIIGVLVLLAVPRFTAVVKRAKMTEAKLMLKQVYTLEEAYFTEFDKYSKNLGEIGFEQERLVTEGGEARYRIMIESATDTSFVAKAISVVDYDKDGQFNVWRIDHRKRLVEELPD
- a CDS encoding type II/IV secretion system protein, with amino-acid sequence MDENLIRDLVIRYNLLPVGRRDNCFLFAAENTDDTELRRGIEFILGTKVEFVYRTKEEIEKGLKRLYGDDRLYGVVGVSIEDEHIEDKMPTEIVSELLFKAVRLRASDIHFESSLYGLKTRFRIDGLLQKGPVISNELRNAIVNHIKILADLDISEKRRPQDGKFNFTYEGRKIDVRVSTVPSVHGEKVVLRLLDKKSLNLSLSSLGFLKEQEELFKKYLNLRQGIILVTGPTGSGKTTTLYAVLNYLNREEVNIMTVEDPVEYELDGLNQTQVHPQIGYTFANALRSFLRQDPDIILVGEIRDVETAKMAIRASLTGHLVFSTLHTNSTVDTIARLIDMDVPSYLLAATLKLIVAQRLIRKICPICKNGKEAKKCSKCSGTGYYGRVGIFEMLPITYDVQEAIKKQLPKKEVYEIIKDMGIFTFEKVIEYYIKNGITTRSEVDRVFSEDL
- a CDS encoding secretin and TonB N-terminal domain-containing protein; translated protein: MYFLRIYKIVTVSLIYAVLVGQTSPDAANVVVSEKVSESIRRLEAPDSKWYSSIERVNFNDVSIRDILQSIAVQNNLNVIVDNSVKEKIGLNLNNVTVWELITYLSDEYNLSLEWKGNILVVKKKAAEGEETKKEPDNRKFSLSFHDSLLSIYAKDYPLREAMEKLSEELNINILVDQELEKRVSGRLTGLPPGVCLRNFLEHNGLGMMKKDGIIYVFESFPLVEGKKAYRYKQWINVSDDDKISLNIVDCPVDYVIDEIAKRTGIPMIKYSKTDKSVTAKIDNLPIGKTLEILLRNTPLTYKYENGTYFIGDRRLKGMVTNELIKLKHIKSDGVIELLPQPIKENAEIKEVKELNGIMIIATKDVIEDAREFMRQIDHITPQILLEAVVVDYTISDIEEFRLKFGLDKAKETSSVDLFPFLAGTITKKDLEKRALPSTGPFGFISKNIGVLPIDFYVQLKAMEEEGYAKILSKPHIATLNGHKASISIATTQYYIFESEVIIPTTSQPTTQKTQRFEKITAEIKLEITPWISADGDVTVDIHPEFSTPIGQFNPEIPPTINSRILKSTVRLKDGETIVLGGLIQDSQNESKSKFPFLGDVPILGALFRGWGINNRNSELVVYITPHINQEPVSLDSLIEGGYRRK
- a CDS encoding prepilin peptidase, giving the protein MNVLNFVFPGALGAISGSFLATVIYRLQRGISLVGRSKCPYCGCVIQFYRNVPILSFLFQKGRCAYCGHKISLLYPVVELVGMILWIWAFGCLDVENAILFVWVSSVLIVIGFIDGEYLKIPLFLMLLAACGIFVAVVVGALEWRMVLVGGVFAFVFLSGVRAMYYRIRGVEGLGFGDILLGTLIGGWLGVRGFLFVIIASSTMGLMWFILVSIRCGWDRNRKIPFGTFMSAISIFYVVMKFYFIK